The Capra hircus breed San Clemente chromosome 11, ASM170441v1, whole genome shotgun sequence genomic interval AAGAGCCTGCAGGGCGACAGAGGCTTTGCAGAGGCGTCTCCTCCTCCACCATGTCCCCCGACCTGGTCCGCTCGCTTCTCCCCACTAAGCAGGACAGGCTGAGTGCAGACCAGCGGCTTTCCTGAGCCCCCCCACACGATGGAGAGACAGGGCGGACCTCAGAACAGCTCTGTCCGCCTTGTTGGGCGAGCTTGGGTGCCCCTCTGCCCCTTTGGGCTTCCTCCTCACCTGCCAGCTTGAGTCAGCTGTCACCAGCGACAGAGAGGGTTGCCCCCACAGGAGGTGAGAGAGTGCCCTCCAGGCTGGGGGATTTGAGAACAGTCTGGGGTGCCTGAGCCCCTGCCCTGTTTATGGGGGTCAGGGCCCCACTCCGTCTGTGAGATCCTGCCGGTCATCAGCTCAGGATCACATGGGCCCTCCTTGGAGGAAAGAACCCACAAGCAGCCAAGGTGCGCCCCGGTGCCCCAGGAACTGTCGGGAGCCATCCATCCAGACGCCAGTCTCTGGGGCCCCATCTGGCAGACAGCGGCCTTTAAAAGTACTGTTCACCAAGTGATTCCGGAGACTGTTTACAAGCTTGAGCTGAGACAGGCACAGGGGATAGGCCAAAGTACCTTAAAAAGCatccttcagaaagaaaaaaaaagaaaaaaaaaaacccaaacaaaaaacaaaaccctctcAGATCCCAGGTTGTAAATAGATGGATATTACTATAAAAATACTTTTGGCTGCAGAAACACATGGCGGGAAGGCTGGGGGTGGTTTTTTCCATGGTTAGCTGGGACCTGGAGACTCCAAATGGGGCAGCCACCGTCCCGGGCGGGGCCCTGTGGGATCGTTTGCACCAAAGAGCCCCAGCTCGAGGCGGGAGCGAGAACCAGAAATAACAAGGGCAAGCACATTTTCCATCAAGGAGGCTGGGTGTTTGCCTCTCTCCGCAGcctgctcctctcccctcccGAGCCAGCCAGCTCCTGCAGCACCCCTGCACCCCACCACTCCCGGCCCCTGCCAAGGGCAAGATGAGGCTGAGGGCAGCACGGCACCTGTGGGCACCGGAGCTGAGCCTGCGGGGCTCTGGACACGTGCGCACTCCACTGCCCCCGCGGCCACCCGGGGCCCTGGCTGAGGCTGGGGCTTGGAGACACCATCGGAGGTCTCTCCTGGGAGCAGAGGCCCCAAGAAACCCACTCGGCAGTTCGCCTGTGCCTGTCTCCTTGGCTCCAGGTGCCAACAGTTCCAAACGGGAGTCTCTGGGTTTTCTGGGgcaaggggctgggggaggacggGGAAGCCCAGGGCTTGACTCTCCTGTCACAGGCAGGCGACTTCAGATGCTCCAGCTCAGGCTTCGGGGCCTCTAGAACCAGCTTGCCTGTGAGCGCCCGGCGTGTTCCgacctgcctgccaaggctgTTGAAGGCTGTTCCTCCAACAGGCTGGCTACCTCCTCGGCCGGGCGAGAGCTTGTGCTGGTCCTTCTGCCTGGAGTGCCCTCAGCCCTGTCTTGATCTGATGAGAACTTTCCTTCCTCAAACCCAGCCCAAGAAACAGCTGTGCCCAGAAGCTGCGGGCCCCTGGCCTGACACGTCCTGGCCCTTCGGTCACTGTCCTAACACTTCCAGCCTGTCCACCACTTCCCACCCCCTTGTGGGTGCCTCTTAGGTCCCGCCTGGGCTGGGGCTCCCAGAGTGCCCACTTCATCATCTCATAATCATATCGATAACTGAAGTGGCAGGAACTCTCAGGACTGAGCTCCTCCTCCTGGGGCCAGActctccctcagttcagttcagtcgctcagttgcgtccgactctttgggactgcagcatgccaggcctccctgtccatcaccaactcccggagcttgctcaaactcatgtccatcgagtccgtgatgccatccaaccatctcaccctctgttcgtggggttcttaaggcgagaatactgaagcgggttgccattcccttctccagtgggccacattttgtcagaactctccaccacgagccatccatcttgggtggccctacacggcacggctcatagtttctttgagttagacaaggccgtgGTCCGTGTGATTACATGACTCTCCCTGCCTCACCTCATTCAGTCTTCTCCGTGACTCAGTGGCACAGGGTGACCATGCCCActctacagatgaggagactgaggcacagggaaggaGGGACCTGGCTAGGTCACACGGCTGCGAATAGAAGAACGGGGAGCCAGCCCATGCCTGTTCACCTGGGACCACCCTCCGCCTGACGACCTAGACTGGGCACATGGTCTGGCCCCTTGGCAAGGGCTGAAGAGACGTCTGTTGAATGAACGACCGACCCACGGCAATGGACGCGGCAGCCGTTCACGTTTCTTTGGCACCCTGCCCCCACTCAGCAGAGCGTGGCTGGCTGTCGCACAGGATGTGGCGCGAAGGCAGTGCTGCCCCACAGGCCactggggccctggggcctgtGCGGGTCCACACCCTCGCTGGCCCAGGCGCCCCCAGGACAGGGCTCGGGTTCAAACGCCGGCTTCCTCCTCGCTGCAGAGTGACGGTGCTCCACGCTGTCATCTTTCCCGGCCTTGGCTGTCCTCCTGTCAGGGGGGCTAGCAGTGCCCACTGCCCAGGAGTTGTTGGGGGTGCCCAGCCAAGAAGTGGGCGCCATGGTACTGGGTGGTCTCCTCTCCCAAGTGGCGAGGGCCTCTTCATCTCCGGTGGCAGAGGTGAGGTCTGACTCAGGTCGGGAGGACAGGCTGGGAGAACGCAGTTCAGACGGGCCACTGATGGTGCACAGAGGGAAGGCCGTGCCAGGGGCAATGGAGACAGGCCCGAAGACGGGGGCTGGCACGCGGTGCACACCCCAGACGTGTCAGCACCCGTGTTCGCTCCTGCTCACCCTGCCTGCTTGCCCGGCCCCAGCCCTGGCGGAAGGAAACAGACTTTAGAAGTGGGTGGCTGGCGGGGTGAAGGGGGGAGTGGGTTTGCTGGGACGACAGTGATGAGGACCAGTCTTACACCGGCCACGGCTCGAGGCAAGGGCAGATGGGCAGGGGGCTCAGGAGCCAGCAAAACCCAGACTTTCTCGAGtaggggaggagggcaggcagggaTCAGACAGGAGCCAGGGGCAGGGCAAGCTTGGGCCACGGCCTGTGGTTGtgcctggggagggagggctcCCCAGTCAGCACTTACCCAACTCCCCCCAGCCCAGGATGCTCCCAGTGGCCTGCTCTCTCTGCAGCAGGTGGCCTTGTGGGATCCAGCCCCTGGCTGTCCATGGGGGAGGCGGTCCTGTTGTGTGCCCATTCCACAGAGGGGAAAGTGAAGCCcagggggctggggaggcaggcTGGAGGTCACATAGGTGGCAATGGTGCCCGAGGCAGGAGGGCCCCCCTCTAGTCCAGGCTGTGTCTGTCCCTGAGCTGCTGGCTGAGCCCTCCCATCAGCGCCCCTGGCCCAGGGGCCACCTGTGTGGCCCGGGTGACGTGGGGACTCCCGGGGAAGCGCCTCTGGGAGTGGACCGAGCAGGGCagcggggttgggggcggggtcAGGAGGCCCAGGTCCGTGCAGGTAACTCACGCAGGAGCCCCAACTCCAGCTGCCCCGAGCTGTCAGGACGGGCATCCGTCCTTTCGCTTTTAAACAAACACGTCATGAATTTAAAAGTCAGGGCAGAGAACTGTCCAAGGCGTAAAAATAGCCACCCGGCCACAGAGTCAGCACCCAGCTCGCCCCTGGTCCCCAGCCTGGCGCTCCCAGAAGCCGGGGCGCCCCCTCCCCATCCAGGCCCCCTtcccggggtgggggcggggctggcgGCGCCCGGAGTGTGGGAGTAGGGGCCGGATGGGGGCTCCAGAAAATGAAACCCCGCACTAGACGCCAGAGCCGAGCCTGTGCCGcccggggcctcagtttccccaggcgCCGGGCAGGCTCCGCGCGCCGCGCGGCCGGCCGCTTTGTGTGGCCGCTCAGACAATGGCCCGGCCGCTGTCCGCCTGCTCCGCccggtggtggttttttttttggggggggtggggtggtaggCCGGGAGGGAATTCTGCTCCCGCCCcgcccgcgccccccgcccccgcgccgccGCCCCGAGCGACTCCCGGGAACCCCTGGCGGAGGAAAACTTGCAAGTTTGCACCGCGCTCGCTCGCCTGCAACTCGGCGGCGGGGCGGGCAGCGCGGGGGAAAGGGGCGCGCTCCGGacgccgggggggggggggggtgcggaggGGGGTGCGCTCCGGGCGGGCGGGGCTGGGCGCGCGCGCAGGGGGCGGCGGGCGCGCTCCGGGCGGCGGGGAGGCGCGGGGGGGCTGCGATCCGGCAGGGCGGGGGGGACGCGGGGGGCCGGCGGGGGGCGCGCTCCGGGCGGGCGGGGCTGGGCGCGCGCGCAGGCCGGGCGGGCGGGTGGCGGCGCTGCGCCGAGTCCGCGCCCGTCGCgggccccccgccgcccccccgcCGGCGCCGCCGCGGTCGGAGCGGGGCGCGGGCGCGCGCGGCGGgggcgcgggcgggcgggcgcgcgCGCGCGGCGGGGGCGCGCGGCACAAGTAGTTTACATTGTTGGGCGACTTTTGCAACAACTCGCCGCGCCGCGGCCtccgcgcgccgccgccgccgccgccgccgccggctccCGCCGCCCGGGCCCGGCCGGCCGCGCCGGGGGCCGCCGCGAGGTCGCCGCAGACATGGACACCAAACATTTCCTGCCGCTCGGTGAGTGAtcgcgggcggcggcggggcgcGTCCCCGGCGCGCGCGGGggcccccggcccgccccgcccggccccgcgCCCCCCGGCCGGCCCGCGCGGAGTTGGGGCGCGGGGCCGCGAGCGGGTGGGCCGGGCAACTTTTCCCCGGGCCGGCTGGGCGCGGAGCGGGCGAGGGCGGCGGGCAGCTCGCGGGCCGCGGCGGGCCGCCGACTTGGAGCGGGCAGCGGGAGGGCAGCGGGGCCGGAGGGGCGGCCGGTCGGCTGgaccggggcggggggggggggactcCCGGCCCCGCCCGGCGGCAGCTGGCGCCCCCCGCCCGGGCGCCCAGCTCCAGCGGGGCGGCGCAACTTGTGCGCTCCCAGCCTCCGGCCGCCCTGGCATCGGGACGGCCTCTGCGCCGCCGCCCGGGCTGCGGAGTCCAGCAGGCCGCCGGCCCTGGAACGCTCGggacccctcctcccccagagccGCCCGGGCGCCAGTG includes:
- the LOC108637097 gene encoding serine/arginine repetitive matrix protein 1-like, whose protein sequence is MDVCARPGGSEEEGERPAWRLRRTTDPHPANPGSRAGFTRLPSTSPSQHASPQLRRVLAAKRVAKLHPRLRGDLELESGPGQGSHWARWQREDGKAGPPTLHGVHPKCRASSRERQENTRVRQSPSATLPTGARAALGEEGSRAFQGRRPAGLRSPGGGAEAVPMPGRPEAGSAQVAPPRWSWAPGRGAPAAAGRGRESPPPRPGPADRPPLRPRCPPAARSKSAARRGPRAARRPRPLRAQPARGKVARPTRSRPRAPTPRGPAGGRGAGRGGPGAPARAGDAPRRRPRSLTERQEMFGVHVCGDLAAAPGAAGRARAAGAGGGGGGGGARRPRRGELLQKSPNNVNYLCRAPPPRARARPPAPPPRAPAPRSDRGGAGGGAAGGPRRARTRRSAATRPPGLRARPAPPARSAPPAGPPRPPRPAGSQPPRASPPPGARPPPPARAPSPARPERTPLRTPPPPRRPERAPFPRAARPAAELQASERAPVFGPVSIAPGTAFPLCTISGPSELRSPSLSSRPESDLTSATGDEEALATWERRPPSTMAPTSWLGTPNNSWAVGTASPPDRRTAKAGKDDSVEHRHSAARRKPAFEPEPCPGGAWASEGVDPHRPQGPSGLWGSTAFAPHPVRQPATLC